From a region of the Streptomyces venezuelae genome:
- a CDS encoding IS110 family transposase — MTQSAPLDQGNPDIVLGVDTHKDVHVAAVVTAAGVFVESRSFPTTAQGYDQLLDWARTLGHLSQAGVECTGSYGAALSRYLHGQGITVFEVNQPDKATRRRRGKSDIVDAESAARAVITGRATATAKAGDGPVEMLRLFKMAKASAIKSRAQAINQLKAVLVATDPELRESLAGLSNPKLIRACSGLDSSASGTAGAAVPTLKLLARRIQHLTEEIEDLTTRIRDVITQHNPKLLGCYGVGPDTAATLLIAAGDNPERLRSEASFAALCGVSPVEASSGKTQRRRLNRGGNRQANSALYTIVLARLRWDTRTRGYIDRRVSEGKTRREALRCLKRYVAREIHRLITRTTTHVLAA, encoded by the coding sequence ATGACCCAGTCCGCCCCGCTGGACCAAGGCAACCCCGACATCGTGCTGGGTGTCGACACGCACAAGGACGTCCACGTTGCCGCCGTGGTCACGGCCGCTGGCGTCTTCGTCGAGAGCCGGAGCTTCCCGACGACCGCCCAAGGCTACGACCAGTTACTGGACTGGGCCCGGACACTGGGCCACCTGAGCCAAGCCGGGGTGGAGTGCACGGGCTCATACGGCGCCGCACTCAGCCGGTATCTGCATGGTCAGGGCATCACCGTTTTCGAGGTCAACCAGCCCGACAAAGCCACCCGCCGACGCCGCGGCAAGAGCGACATCGTCGATGCCGAGTCCGCGGCACGAGCAGTGATCACTGGCAGGGCGACCGCGACCGCGAAGGCCGGTGACGGGCCCGTGGAGATGCTCAGACTGTTCAAGATGGCGAAGGCTTCCGCGATCAAGTCCCGGGCTCAGGCAATCAACCAGCTCAAAGCCGTTCTCGTGGCCACCGACCCCGAGCTCCGCGAGTCTCTCGCTGGCCTCAGCAACCCCAAACTGATACGCGCTTGCTCCGGGCTCGACAGCTCGGCCTCCGGAACGGCAGGCGCCGCCGTCCCCACGCTCAAACTGCTGGCCCGGCGGATCCAACACCTTACCGAGGAGATCGAAGACCTCACCACGCGGATCAGAGACGTCATCACGCAGCACAACCCGAAGCTCCTCGGGTGCTACGGCGTCGGACCCGACACCGCCGCGACCCTTCTGATCGCAGCGGGTGACAACCCGGAACGCCTCCGCAGCGAGGCCTCGTTCGCAGCCCTATGCGGCGTCAGCCCAGTCGAAGCCTCCTCCGGGAAAACCCAGCGCCGGCGCCTCAACCGGGGCGGAAACCGGCAGGCCAATTCCGCCCTCTACACCATCGTGCTGGCCCGTCTCCGCTGGGACACCCGCACCCGCGGCTACATCGACAGGCGCGTCTCCGAAGGCAAGACCCGCCGCGAAGCACTCCGCTGCCTCAAACGCTACGTCGCACGCGAGATCCACCGGCTCATCACCCGCACCACCACCCACGTCCTGGCGGCTTGA
- a CDS encoding SRPBCC family protein: MGRWSPNASDVAFDQGAGPRIGAWFSGRNQKDGRQWTTRSQVVQADPGATFAFVVGGAEDGIVQWSWTCHPQGRGTVIEQSWQLLRLDPVLGTTRGDLDALRDYMTNSAETTLLALAQWIAEAPAG; this comes from the coding sequence ATCGGGCGCTGGAGCCCGAACGCGAGCGACGTCGCGTTCGACCAAGGTGCCGGGCCCAGGATCGGAGCCTGGTTCAGCGGCCGCAACCAGAAGGATGGCAGGCAGTGGACCACCCGTTCCCAGGTCGTCCAGGCCGACCCCGGCGCCACCTTCGCCTTTGTGGTCGGCGGCGCCGAGGACGGCATCGTGCAATGGAGCTGGACCTGCCACCCCCAAGGACGCGGAACCGTCATCGAGCAGTCCTGGCAACTCCTCCGCCTCGACCCTGTGCTGGGCACCACCCGGGGCGACCTCGACGCCCTGCGCGACTACATGACCAACAGCGCAGAAACCACCCTCCTCGCCCTCGCCCAGTGGATCGCCGAAGCGCCGGCCGGGTGA